GGGCGCAGCTCAGGCTTCCCGCGCGTCTCCACGCGATACGTCTCCAACACCGCCGCAGACGGAACCCACACACCTTCAAACTCTTGGGTGTCCGTTACCCGGTAGATGATATTCGTGAAGCCGGCATCGAACGGCGGTGCTCTCTTTGCGTTCTGAAAGGGTGGCGCGGTCTTGGTTTCGCCGTCGTCCCGACAGGTGACGGCAACGGGGAGGAACGGGAATGCCGGTTGGAGCGTCCACTGAGCGGGAATCGTGAACGGCCTGGGGAAGTAATCGTCGTTCTCGAACAGGCCGAGGGTGAGCGGTGGTTCAATCAGCCCGTTCGTCACGCTGCGCAGGTAATGGCCCGACGCAAACATCAGCCAGACGGGTCCCATTTCATGCGCGAACAAGCTGTGAACCACCTGCTGATGGTGATAGATCCACGCGGTGGCTACGTTCCGGCTCGCGCGGACCCCGGGCGCATTCTGCGGGCTCGATAGGTTCATCCGGCTCAGATAGCAGAGCGTCTTCCCGTCGAACCCGGCCTCGTGATACAGGACGGCGCTCTCCTTCGCAGGCTCAAGGCGCAGCAGGTAACAGGAATTGCTGACCACCACGCTGAAGTTCATCATTCTGCTCACCACCGGGGGAAAGCCCGGGCGTTTGCTGACGTCCTCAGCCGCCCAGGAGTTATGGTACTCAACGCTCCCTTCGGCCACGAACTGGGTAGCGGCGGCTTGGGATCGGCCCGCACCGCTTTCCGCCCTCACGAGATTGTCGTCGAGCGCCTCGGCCAGTTGCTTGAGCTTCTCCAGTGGCGCGCCCATGCCCTCAACCGTTATCAGGTAGTTGCCCCGCCTGAAGGCAATATCTTTGTGCATCCCGTCTCGCTGGTAGAAACGGGTTTCCTCGCCCGCGTTGGGCAGGCTGCCCGGCGCATCCCTGGTATCCTTGTCCTTTCCCCAAGCGTCTCCAATGTCCTCTCGGCTCCGGTATCGCCGCATCCGCACCAGGACGGTGTTGGAGCCGGAGAAGTAACGCAAAACCGCGTAGGCTTCGCACCCTCCCTTCCCAACCGTGTTGCGCGCCACCTGCAGCCATCCCTTGCCCTCATTGCAGACCTCATTGATGGGACTCAACGGGTCAACCATCACGACAAGACGATTCGAGGTTCACCCCAGTCCAAGCTGCGGGATCGTAGGCGCAATTTGGTCAAGGCTGATTGGCTGGGCTGCCCAGAGGCTTCCCGCAGTCACGAGCGCTCCAGTCAACAGAATGAGCATCCTCTGCATAGGATTCTTGCTCCTTCCGGCCGGTTTGAAGGTGGGCTGGAAACACTGAATTCGCCAGGCTTCGACGTTTCTCACCACGCGACCAAGCTTCGGGCGAAGGGTGCGGGCAGTCAACCGGAAACTGACCACCCCCAACCGGGCGTCTGACCTGAGACTTGGCCCGTGGCGGCGGCGACAACCACGCCCCCGCAGCCTGGATCGCCAGGCTCAGAACTGGGGATGCTGCCGCAGTATTTCCCAAGTCGTGGCGGACAGTCGCTTCTGGCAATACACCGGCTCGCGCAGCGGCTCCGCGCTGGTCGAACGGTGCGCCCGCTGCAGCCACCGGCGGTCGAGCGGTTCGGCGATCAGGTCGGGCGTGTTCGCCGCCACCGTCGTTTCCTCCTTCTCGCCCGTGGCGTGGCCGACGCCGACATAGAAGCCCGCGAGCAGGAGTGTGACCCGCAGCATGGTGCTGCGCGAGTAGGTCGGCAGGGCGCAGGGGCGGTCCGGCGCGAGCAGGCGAAACAGGTTGGAGAATACGGGCAGCGTCCACATGGCCGCGTTGGTGGCCGGGGAGAAGGCGTCGAACATGATGACGTGCGGCTTGGCGAGCTTGCGGGTAGCGGGCTGGGTCAGCAGGGTGGGGAAGTCCGCCAGGTGCATCTCCCATTTCACCGTCTGCGCGCCGTCCTGGAAGGCGCAGTGCCGGTCGCATAACAGCCGTGCCAGGTGCAGCTCGTAGCCGCGCAGGTAGCCGAGGGCTTCCACGTGCTTCAGGGCAAAGGCCAGCGGCTCCAGCGTGTGATCGAAGCTCAGCAGGTGGATAGCGCAGGGGATGTCCCGCGTTGCCCGCAAGGCGGTGAGAGCATTGGCCGCGGCACCCAGCCCGACATCCCAGAGCACGAATTCCCCATGGTGCGCCTTGACACGCTCGGCCAGGCCGAGTTGCCGCACGTAAAGCGCCTCGGCCTCCGCCACCGGCCCCACGACGGGGTGAAAGGTCTCGTGGTGTGCCAGCGAATGGACGCTGTGCGCGCCGTTGGCCAGCTTGACGATCCGGTATGGGGCGGTGGATTCCACGAGGCGTGGTCCGTGTTGCGTGTGGCGTGTTGCGTGTTCCGTCTCCACGCACCACACACCACGCAACATGGTCAGCGGTTCAGCCGGGTTGAGACCTTCTCGGCCTCGCGCATGACCCGCAGCAGGTTCAGCCCCGCCACCTTCTTGACGTCCTTCGCGCCGTAGCCGCGCCGTAGCAGCTCCGCCAACAGGGCCGGGTAACAGGAGACATCCTCCAGGCCGTCCAGCGCTCCGGTGAATCCTTCGAAATCCGACCCGATGCCGATATGGTCTATGCCCGCCACCTTGCGCACGTGGTCAATATGATCGGCCACGTCGCTGATGCCGGCCTCGTGGGGCGAGGGATGCGCCCGGCGCCATTCGGCCAGGGCCTGCTTGTAGTCGGTCGAGTCCTCAGGGTAGAGCTTGGCCAGCCGCGCCTTCTCGGCCTCCGACGCCTCCATGGCCAGGCGTCCACGCTCGGTCAGGTAGCCGGGCAGGAAGCAGATCATGACCACCCCGCCGTTGCTGGCCGTGAGCTTGAGCACATCGTCCGGGACATTGCGGGGCGAGTTGCAGAGGGCCCGCACCGACGAGTGCGAGAAGATCACCGGTGCCCGGCTGACTTTCAGCGCCGCGCGCATGGTGTCGTCGGTGACGTGCGACAGGTCCACCAGCATGCCGAGCCGGTTGAGTTCGCGCACGACGTCCTCGCCGAACGGGGTCAGACCGTGGTGCTGGGGCTTGTCGCCGGCGGCATCGGCCCAATCGGTGTTCTTGGTATGCGTCAGCGTGAGGTAACGCGCGCCCAGGGCCTGTGCCATCCGCAGCACAGCCAGCGAGTTGTTGATGCAGTGCCCGCCTTCAATGCCGATGAGCGAGGCGATCTTGCCCCGGCGATGGATGCGCTGGACGTCCGTCGCCGTGAGCGCCAGTTCGAAGGTCTCGCTCCAGTGCGCCACCATGCGGCGGGTGACATCTATCTGCTCGAACATCGCCTGGACCGGCACCGGCCCGCCGGGCTCGGGCCGCACAAACACCGCCCAGAACAGGGCGCCGACGCAGCCCTGGCGCAGGCGGGGGATGTCGGTAACCAGCGGCGGCTTGAGCTTGCTGGTGTCCCGCGCCAGATCAATAGCCGCGAGATCGTTCTTATACTTGCGGTATTGCCACGGCAGGTCGTTGTGGCCGTCAATGAGCGGCGCCTCGCGCAGCAGGTGCCGCACCTTCGCCAGAGTGACGGCGTCCGGCTTGGGTGCTGGTGTCTGGTCGGCGGCGGCGGCGCTGGCTGCGATCATAGAGAAGATGACAGCTCCGATTCTGGAGCAGGAATTCATGCAGCGGCCAGCTTGAGGCCTGGCTCCCTCGGGGTCAAGCCGTGGCGCATGCCACTGCACAGCTTGTTACGCAGCAGCCCTCGTGGGCGCCCGGCTCATTCCTCGGCATGGCTCAACCGCGCGAGCACGCCCAGGTCTTCCAGCGTCGTGGTGTCGCCCTTGATTTCGGTGCCCGCGGCAATTTGCTTAAGGAGGCGGCGCATGATCTTGCCCGAGCGCGTCTTGGGCAGCACCTCGGCAAAGCGAATGTCATCGGGTTTGGCTACCGGGCCAATTTCTTTGGCCACATGCTGGCGCAGTTCTTCGCGCAACGCGCCATCCGTGTGCACGCCGCTTTTCACCGTCACGAAGGCCACCAGCGCCTGCCCTTTCATGGCATCCGTCCGGCCCACCACGGCTGCCTCAGCCACTTTCTGATGGCTGACAAGCGCACTCTCGACCTCGGCGGTGCCGATACGATGTCCGGCCACGTTGAGGACGTCGTCTATGCGGCCGACAATCCAGTAGTAACCGTCCTTGTCCTGCCGGCTGCCGTCGCCGGTGAAGTAGCTGTGTTCCACTTCTCCCCAATACACCTGCTGGTATCGGTGCGGGTCGCCCCACAGGCCGCGCAGCATCGCCGGCCACGGTTTGCGGATCACCAGCTTGCCGCCGGAATTGGGTGGCACCGGCCGGCCGTAGTCGTCCACCACCTCCGGCACGATGCCGAAGAAGGGCAGCGTCGCCGAACCCGGCTTGGTCGGGGTGGCGCCAGGCAGGGGGGTGATCAGGATTCCACCGGTCTCGGTCTGCCACCAGGTATCCACAATGGGGCAGCGGTTGCCGCCGATGTGCTCACGGTACCAGATCCAGGCCTCGGGATTGATAGGCTCCCCGACGGTGCCCAGCAACCGCAGCGAGCTAAGGTCATGCTTCCGCGGCCACTCGACGCCCCACTTCATAAACGCGCGGATGGCGGTCGGCGCCGTATAAAGGATGGTCACGCCATACTTCTCGACGATGCGCCAGAAGCGGTCCGGCTCCGGGTAATTGGGAGCGCCTTCATACATGAGGCTGGTGGCCCCATTCGCCAGCGGCCCATAAACCACATAGCTGTGGCCGGTAACCCAGCCCACATCGGCGGTGCACCAAAACACGTCTTCATCGCGCAGATCGAACACATACCTCGTGGTTAACTTGGAGTAGAGCAGGTAGCCGGCAGTGGTGTGCAGGATGCCCTTGGGCTTGCCGGTAGAGCCGCTGGTGTAGAGAATGAAGAGCGGCGCCTCGCTGTCCATCTTCTCCGCCGGGCAATGCGCATCCACTTGCTCCAGCTCCTGGTGCCACCACACGTCGCGCCCCTCTTGGATCTGCACCTCATTGCTGGCGCGGCGGAGCACGATGACCTTCTCGATGGACTTGGCCAGCAGTCCGCCCCGGGCATCTTCGAGCGTGAGCGCCTCGTCCACATTCTGCTTGAGCGGCACGACGGCGCCGCGCCGGAACCCGCCGTCTGCGGTGACGACCAGCTTGGCCTGGGAGTCCTGGATACGATCGGCCACGGACTGCGCGCTGAACCCGCCAAATACGACCGAGTGCACCGCGCCGATGCGCGCACAGGCAAGCATGGCGATGGCAGCCTCCGGCACCATCGGCAGGTAGATCAGAACCCGGTCCCCCGCTTTGATGCCGTTGCGCTTGAGCACGTTGGCGAAGCGGCAAACCTCGTGGTGAAGCTGTTTGTAAGTGAGCGTGCGCTCCTCGCCCGGCTTGCCTGGCGCGGCGGGCTCGCCCTCCCAGATCAGAGCGGCTTTATTGGCTGTGGCCGTTCCCAGGTGCCGGTCCAGGCAGTTGTCGCTGACGTTGATCTGGCCGCCGGCGAACCACTTGGCAAACGGCTCCTGCCATTGCAGCACCTTCGTCCAGCGCTTGAACCACACTAGTTCTTCCTTGGCCCGCTTGGCCCAGAACCGTTCCGGCGCGGCGATAGATTCTTTGTAGAGCTTGCGATACTGGGCCAGCGACTTTAGACGGGCGCGGCGCGAGAACTCTTTGGGCGGCGGGAAAACTCGTTCTTCCTGGAGGACAGACTCAATGCGCGCAAGCACGTTGTTGACAGCCATAACAGATCAGCGGTTCGCTGCGTTATTCTAATGGCCCAACCCGCACTCGTCAACATAACAAACCATACTATTAATTAATTCCGCAAATGAAGCATTACCCTGGCTAAACCGCGGCCGGGTATTGCATCTGCCGCGGGATGGCTGAGAGTATGCCATGGCGGCAGACAGAAAGACTCACATCGTCGTCCTCGGCGCGGGCTTCGGCGGGCTGACTTTCTGCCAGCGTTTCCGTCATGCTTCGGCGCGAGTGACTGTGGTAGACCGCACCAACCACCATCTATTTCAACCCTTGCTCTACCAGGTTGCTACCGCGGGTCTCTCGGCGCCGGAAATCGCGCAGCCGATCCGCTCCATCCTCTCCGCTCGGCCCGAGGTTACGGTCTTGCTGGATCAAGTGGCAGGGGTTGATCTGGGCAACCAGGAGGTTGTCCTGGAGAGAAGCACCCTGCGTTACGATTATCTCGTGCTGGCGCTGGGCAGCCAGACGAGCTACTTCGGGCATCCAGAGTGGGAGGTATTTGCTCCCGGGTTGAAGTCACTGGAAGACGCCTTGTTTATCCGCAGCCGCGTCTTGCTGGCATTTGAGAAAGCCGAAAACGCGGCCGAGGCGGCGAGACGAGAGGCGCTGCTCACAGTGGTCATCGTTGGTGGAGGTCCCACGGGTGTAGAACTGGCGGGGGCGTTTGCCGAGCTGGCGCGCACTGTTCTGAAGCGCGATTTCCGCCGCATTGATCCGACGCACGCCCGCATCATCTTGATCGAAGCTGGTCCATTGGTTCTGGGGCACCTGCCGTCGGATTTGGCCGAAAGCGCCCGGCGGCAATTGGAGCGCCTGGGGGTGCAGGTCCGAACCTCGACCAGGGTCACCGCCATCCAACTAGGCGAGCTGACGTTGAATACCGGAGAGACTCTCCGCGCGGAGAACATAATTTGGGCCGCCGGCGTGGCGGCCATGCCTCTCACAAAACAGCTCGGCGTGGAGTTGGACCGCGACGGCCGGGTGAAAGTGAATCCCGACTTGAGCCTGCCCGGTCACCCGGAAGTGTTCGCCATTGGCGACATGGCTTTGGTGCTTGGCGAAAACGGCCAGCCGGTGCCCGGCGTTTCGCCTGCCGCCATGCAAATGGCTCGGCACGTTGCACGGATAGTGGTGGATGAGTTGGATTTGGGAATCGGGCGTGCGCCACGGCCTCCGTTCAAATACTGGGACCGCGGCACGATGGCTACGATCGGCCGGTCGGCGGCGGTAGCCTGGATCGGCAGGCTCCACTTCTCGGGGTGGATTGCCTGGCTGACATGGCTGTTCGTGCACCTGGTCTTCCTGATCGGCTTCCGCAACAGGCTCGCCGTGCTCCTCCAGTGGGCCTATTCGTATTTCGCTTACAAGCGCGGCGCGCGCATCATTGCCAGCCTGCCGGCCGAGCCGACCCATGCCCGCGCGCCGCGGGCTTGCCGAGCATCAACACCCAGCGCGGGAGCGGGCTGACCAGCAACTGCTCCAGGCTCTCCGGGGCAACGGCCGGGAGCCGTCGCGGGTACAGAAATGATTGGCCTGCCGGGCCGGGATTCCTCATACTGCGAGCGGATGAAATCAATGACGGGTTACGGGCGCGGGGATTGTTCGAAGGACGGCTTCAAGGTCACTGTGGAGCTCAGCTCGGTGAATCGGAAGCAGACGGAGATCTCTGTGAATCTGCCGCGGGGCCTGGAATTGCTGGAGGCGCAGATCCGCGACGTGATTAACCGCCATGTGGCGCGGGGCCGGCTGACAGTGCGGGTGTCGCTCCACACGGGGGCGAACCAGAAGTCGGCGCGGGTCCTGTTGAACCTGCCGCTGGCCCGGGCCTATGCGCGCGAGCTGAACCGGCTCTCGAAACAGCTCCGACTGCCGGGACCGGTGACACTGCGCCACGTGGCGCAGGCGCCTGGGGTGGTTCAGACTCCTGAAGACCTGGCGGTGGAGGAAGATTTCTGGCCGGCGGTGGAGAAGGCGCTCAAGCAAGCGCTTTCTCGGCTGGTCAAAATGCGGGAACGGGAAGGGGCGCACCTGGCGCAGGACCTCGCCAAGCGAATCAAGGTGATGCGCAAAGCGGCGGCGCAAGTGGCCAAGCAGAGCCCGACGGTCGCGGAGAGGTATCGCCAGCACCTGATCGAGCGGATCAGAAGCGCCGGGCTGGAAGCGCCGGCAGCGGAGGACGAGCGGCTGCTTAAAGAGGTGGTTTACTTTGCCGACCGTTCGGACATCTCCGAGGAGCTGACGCGGCTGCAAAGCCATTTCAAGCAGTTCGAGGACGGACGGCGCTCGCAGGAACCGGTCGGCCGAATGCTGGATTTTCTGGCGCAGGAGATGAATCGCGAGATCAACACGATCGGCTCGAAAGCCAACGACAGCCTGATTTCACGCGAGGTGGTGACGCTCAAAGCGGAGTTGGAAAAGTTCCGCGAGCAGGCGCAGAATGTGGAGTGATGAAAGCCCAGAGCCGAGAACTGAAAAAAGGTGCTGAGCGTGAAGCGGCAGGCGCCGAAAGCGCGGCCAAACCCGCGCCGGCTCCCGGCTCGCTGCTGGTGGTGATTTCCGCGCCGTCCGGCGGGGGCAAGACGACGCTGTGCAACCAATTGCTCTCGGCCCGGCCGCTGATGACGCGGGCGGTAACCTGCACAACGCGCCCTCCCCGCAAAGGGGAGCAGGACGGGGTGGACTATTACTTCCTGGACGCGGCCTCGTTCCTCAAGCGGGTGCAGGCGGGCAATTTCCTCGAGCATGCAACGGTTTACGGACACAGCTACGGCATCCTCAAGGCGGAGGTGCTGGGCAAACTGCGGCAGGGCTGGGATGTGTTGCTGAACGTGGACGTGCAGGGGGCGGCCACGATCCGCGAGAAGGCGCAAGAGGACGCGGAACTCAAACGGGCGCTGGTGTCGGTGTTCCTGACGCCGCCCTCGATGGAGATCGTGGAAGGTCGCTTGCGCAATCGCGCGACGGATACGGAGCCAGTCATCCAGAAACGCCTGAGCGTGGCGCGGCAGGAGATCGCGCAGTGGAAGAACTTCGATTACCTGCTGCTGAGCAGCACCATTCCGGAAGACTTGCGGCGGATGCTGGCGATCGTGGAGGCGGAGAAAATGCGGTC
Above is a window of Candidatus Paceibacterota bacterium DNA encoding:
- a CDS encoding MnmC family methyltransferase, with protein sequence MESTAPYRIVKLANGAHSVHSLAHHETFHPVVGPVAEAEALYVRQLGLAERVKAHHGEFVLWDVGLGAAANALTALRATRDIPCAIHLLSFDHTLEPLAFALKHVEALGYLRGYELHLARLLCDRHCAFQDGAQTVKWEMHLADFPTLLTQPATRKLAKPHVIMFDAFSPATNAAMWTLPVFSNLFRLLAPDRPCALPTYSRSTMLRVTLLLAGFYVGVGHATGEKEETTVAANTPDLIAEPLDRRWLQRAHRSTSAEPLREPVYCQKRLSATTWEILRQHPQF
- a CDS encoding dipeptidase is translated as MIAASAAAADQTPAPKPDAVTLAKVRHLLREAPLIDGHNDLPWQYRKYKNDLAAIDLARDTSKLKPPLVTDIPRLRQGCVGALFWAVFVRPEPGGPVPVQAMFEQIDVTRRMVAHWSETFELALTATDVQRIHRRGKIASLIGIEGGHCINNSLAVLRMAQALGARYLTLTHTKNTDWADAAGDKPQHHGLTPFGEDVVRELNRLGMLVDLSHVTDDTMRAALKVSRAPVIFSHSSVRALCNSPRNVPDDVLKLTASNGGVVMICFLPGYLTERGRLAMEASEAEKARLAKLYPEDSTDYKQALAEWRRAHPSPHEAGISDVADHIDHVRKVAGIDHIGIGSDFEGFTGALDGLEDVSCYPALLAELLRRGYGAKDVKKVAGLNLLRVMREAEKVSTRLNR
- the acs gene encoding acetate--CoA ligase codes for the protein MAVNNVLARIESVLQEERVFPPPKEFSRRARLKSLAQYRKLYKESIAAPERFWAKRAKEELVWFKRWTKVLQWQEPFAKWFAGGQINVSDNCLDRHLGTATANKAALIWEGEPAAPGKPGEERTLTYKQLHHEVCRFANVLKRNGIKAGDRVLIYLPMVPEAAIAMLACARIGAVHSVVFGGFSAQSVADRIQDSQAKLVVTADGGFRRGAVVPLKQNVDEALTLEDARGGLLAKSIEKVIVLRRASNEVQIQEGRDVWWHQELEQVDAHCPAEKMDSEAPLFILYTSGSTGKPKGILHTTAGYLLYSKLTTRYVFDLRDEDVFWCTADVGWVTGHSYVVYGPLANGATSLMYEGAPNYPEPDRFWRIVEKYGVTILYTAPTAIRAFMKWGVEWPRKHDLSSLRLLGTVGEPINPEAWIWYREHIGGNRCPIVDTWWQTETGGILITPLPGATPTKPGSATLPFFGIVPEVVDDYGRPVPPNSGGKLVIRKPWPAMLRGLWGDPHRYQQVYWGEVEHSYFTGDGSRQDKDGYYWIVGRIDDVLNVAGHRIGTAEVESALVSHQKVAEAAVVGRTDAMKGQALVAFVTVKSGVHTDGALREELRQHVAKEIGPVAKPDDIRFAEVLPKTRSGKIMRRLLKQIAAGTEIKGDTTTLEDLGVLARLSHAEE
- a CDS encoding NAD(P)/FAD-dependent oxidoreductase, which gives rise to MAADRKTHIVVLGAGFGGLTFCQRFRHASARVTVVDRTNHHLFQPLLYQVATAGLSAPEIAQPIRSILSARPEVTVLLDQVAGVDLGNQEVVLERSTLRYDYLVLALGSQTSYFGHPEWEVFAPGLKSLEDALFIRSRVLLAFEKAENAAEAARREALLTVVIVGGGPTGVELAGAFAELARTVLKRDFRRIDPTHARIILIEAGPLVLGHLPSDLAESARRQLERLGVQVRTSTRVTAIQLGELTLNTGETLRAENIIWAAGVAAMPLTKQLGVELDRDGRVKVNPDLSLPGHPEVFAIGDMALVLGENGQPVPGVSPAAMQMARHVARIVVDELDLGIGRAPRPPFKYWDRGTMATIGRSAAVAWIGRLHFSGWIAWLTWLFVHLVFLIGFRNRLAVLLQWAYSYFAYKRGARIIASLPAEPTHARAPRACRASTPSAGAG
- a CDS encoding YicC family protein produces the protein MKSMTGYGRGDCSKDGFKVTVELSSVNRKQTEISVNLPRGLELLEAQIRDVINRHVARGRLTVRVSLHTGANQKSARVLLNLPLARAYARELNRLSKQLRLPGPVTLRHVAQAPGVVQTPEDLAVEEDFWPAVEKALKQALSRLVKMREREGAHLAQDLAKRIKVMRKAAAQVAKQSPTVAERYRQHLIERIRSAGLEAPAAEDERLLKEVVYFADRSDISEELTRLQSHFKQFEDGRRSQEPVGRMLDFLAQEMNREINTIGSKANDSLISREVVTLKAELEKFREQAQNVE
- the gmk gene encoding guanylate kinase, with protein sequence MKAQSRELKKGAEREAAGAESAAKPAPAPGSLLVVISAPSGGGKTTLCNQLLSARPLMTRAVTCTTRPPRKGEQDGVDYYFLDAASFLKRVQAGNFLEHATVYGHSYGILKAEVLGKLRQGWDVLLNVDVQGAATIREKAQEDAELKRALVSVFLTPPSMEIVEGRLRNRATDTEPVIQKRLSVARQEIAQWKNFDYLLLSSTIPEDLRRMLAIVEAEKMRSARVQAPEF